AGAAAGCACGTCACAGCATCGGAGGTATGCAGCGTGGAATACAAAGAGCTGTGATTAGGCGTTAATGCTGTCCGTCCAACAACTCCCACTGCAGATATCACAGCCGCGCTGCAATCTCTGCTGGCCCTACCCTTTTAAACACATTATAGCGTGCTCGTTGCCGGCGCTGTCAAAGCAGGTGTAAACTGATATTTCCTCATGTTAGCAGTGTTTGTTTGAGGGAAACATTTTTATCGGTTTTATGGCTGCAAAATTTAATAATGAAAtatccaataactccatggCCCTTCATGAACAGGTGGAGGTGTCATGGGACAGCTTTAACACTGGAGATATATTCCTGCTGGACATGGGGAAAGCCATTGTGCAGTGGAACGGCCCCCAGAGCAACAGGAGAGAGAAGCTCAAGGTGAAATTCTATTCTGAATGTGCTTGTATTTAAGTGAGGAAAGACGGTGAGGAATGCAGAATTTAAATAGTTAATTACATTGTTGTATGTTGCATTAGCACCATGTTAACCAGATCAGTGCAGCGATTCAAAGTTGATCATTTCAATCTGAGAAGCAGCAACGCAGAAACAAATTTCATTCATTGTATATTCACATCGAACTCAACTGAAGTCTTGAGTTACTTTGacacaataacccccccccctccctgttttGCAGGCCGTGTTATTGGCCCAGGACATTCGTGACCGGGAGCGAGGAGGCCGAGCTCAGATCGGTGTTGTAGAAGGAGCAAATGAGAAGGAGTCTCCGGAGCTGATGAAGGCCATGGCGGCGGTGCTCGGCCAGAGGAGCGGGCCTCTGAAGGAGGCCACTTCTGATGACCAACCTGACGGGCCGCAGAATGCCAGCGTCAGACTCTACCAGTGGGGACTTTAGCTTGATGCGTCTCACTGGGAATTATTTGGCCATTGAATAAAATCTCTCCGTTTCTCCTCAGCGTGTTTGAAAACTCTGGGAATCTGGTCGTTCAGGAGGTGGCCACGCAGCCGCTAACGCAAGATCTGCTGCACTCCTCTGTAATTGTCCTTTACTCCTCTAACATCCTGCTTAGACGCTTTTATTAAAGGCCATAAGCCCTCTAATTGTTGTTCGTTGTCTTCGTCTCGCTGTCAGGACTGTTACATCGCGGACCAAAGGGGCTCCAGTGTGATGGTGTGGAAAGGCAAGCGGGCCTCCAAGGAGGAGCGGCGGGAAGCTCTCAACAGAGCCGTGGTTGGTTTACTGAATAAATCTCCTTTGCTATTCAATTTACAAGTCACACATTTATCAGCACCATGAAAGATGCTCCCGTTTCTCTGCCAGGGTTATATCAAAGCCAAAAACTACCCATCCAGCACCAGTGTGGAGGTGATGGCTGAGGGAGGAGAGTCATCAATGTTCAAGCACTTGTTCAGAAGCTGGACCGACAAAGGGCAAACTCAGGGTCTGGGTTCCACCTACAGCCTGGGAAAAATAGGTGACCGCCACATAGCCTGCCAATAATTCACATTTGACTCAGatggcaagaaaagaaaatgttcttaGACTCTCTACTTATTCCCACTTATTGATATTATACTAAAGAAATGCCTATTTGTGAATATTATTATAACCGCGCTATGTACATAAGAGGCACAAAGTGTCCAATCTTAGTTAAATATGATGCTTTGGGTGAAAAAGCCATCGTGACTATAGAGAATGAGAGGATTTGAAGATACTTTATTTGTTGTTGCGCAGCATATGCATTAGTTCCACATGCAAGAAACAAAACTAGACCAGATAAAGTAAttccagagaaaataaaagcagtattattattattattattattattattaataataataataatattagctAGTAATAATTTTGATAATTTAGGCTCAGATTAAATTGTTATTTTCACTGGTTTTCTTTCATAATTAGGTAATAAAGGATTTATTAGCGAGTTCAAGTGATTATTTCTAACACTATTAATGTGGGTGTCCATGCAGCAAAGATTGACATGGAGAAGTTTGATGTGATGCAGCTCCATGCACGTCCTGAACTGGCAGCTCAGCAGCGCATGGTGGATGATGCCTCTGGAGATGTTCAGGTATCCGTTATCAGTGTTATCGTCTATATCGAGAGAGGAAAAGCATGAATCTTCCTTTATACGGTCTTTAATTTTCTCCGTCTCAGGTGTGGCGAATAGAGAACTTGGAGCTGGCTGAAGTAAACCCAAAAACCTATGGACAGTTTTATGGAGGAGACTGCTACCTGGTGCTGTACACCTATCAACGCTCAGGCCAGCAGCAGTACATACTCTACATGTGGCAGGTCAGTGGTAtcagagattttgtttttagctCATCTTCTTTCTCAaacgatgcaaaaaaaaaaaaaaggtttgttagACTCCATCGACCTCGTGTTTTCCACCATGCAGGGCCGTCACGCCACCATAGATGAGATCACAGCTTGCGCATATCAGGCTGTCAATGTTGACAACAAGTACAACGGCGCCCCGGTTCAGGTCCGGGTGGTCATGGGGAAGGAGCCTCGCCACTTTCTGGCTATTTTCAAAGGAAAGCTCATCATCTTCGAGGTGAGCTTTGGCACGATGAAAACTGTTTGCTTTGGGTTACAAATGCTCAAACGCAAGTTACAGGTCCGTGTCTTGCTTGTGTATTTGAGGGAACGCGAGAGTAAATATAACAGTGAAACAATAAGATCAGGATTTAGTTCTTGTGCAGAAAATACAGCAAATTATAGTcgggaagaagaaaatcaaaggTTGCACAAAGCTGCTTATTTagcagatctgtgtgtgtgtgtgtgtgtgtgcaaatctCTGCATGCATGCTTTGTGCTTATTTGCCTTCAGGGTGGTACGGGCCGACCGGGTGTGGTCAACCCTGACGGAGGCGACAGGCTGTTCCAGGTGAGAGGGACGAGTGAGCTGAACACCAAGGCCACAGAGGTTCTGGCGAGGGCCTCGTCCCTGAACACCAACGATGTGTTCCTGCTCAAGACTGACCGGACATGTTACCTGTGGTACGGAAAGGTAACGTCCTTTTTGTTCTGGAGCAGCGTGACGAGCTGCAGAAATCCataagatgcatttattttttttgcctccttCATTTTTTCTTTGACGTCCGCTCCGTGTCCAGGGCTGCAACGGGGACGAGAGGGTGATGGGTAGAGCGATGTCCGATGTGCTGTCCAAGCAAGACAAGCAGGTGGCGATGGAGGGCCAGGAGCCAGCTGAATTCTGGGTAGCTCTGGGAGGGAAGGCCCCCTATGCCAGCGACAACAGGTAAACGCAGACAGCAAGCAACACGGACTTTATGATACAGTCGAGGTCATCAAGCGAATTATAGCTTGCACCCCACCCGCCTGCAGGGTGGGGCATATTTTTCCGTTAATGTGAGGGTAAAAGAGAACGCTGTTGTTCCAGACTGCAGCGGGAGGAGCCTCCTCATAGTCCCCGCCTGTTTGAATGCTCCAATCAGACGGGCGTGTTTAAGATGACCGAGGTGGACAACTTTGCTCAGAGCGACCTGGACGAGGAGGACATCATGCTGTTGGACACctgggaggaggtgagaggTCAAAGGTGCTGAAATCTGATGAAGCAAGCGGGAACATTAAAAGGCCTGATTCAGCAGTCAGTTAGCACTGATTTAAGATCTATAAACCTATAATGAAGTAGCACGCatgattaaatattcatattccACCTCTGGGTTGTCTGGaacaaatgtttcctttttattCCAAATCCAACCTCAGGTTTTCTTGTGGGTTGGAAACTTAGCCAACCAATACGAGACCAAGGAGTCGTGGAATTGCGCCAAAGAATACCTCCAGACGCACCCGGCGGGCCGTGACGCCGACACTCCAGTCATCGTTGTCAAACAGGGCTACGAGCCGCTCACCTTCACTGGATGGTTCAATGCGTGGGATCCTCACAAGTGGAGCGTGAGTCTGTTGAAAGCCCCGTTTGGTCTCACTTGAGAGGCCCTTTGCTGTGTTTGACGCGATCAGACTGATCTTGTGCAACCTAAAAGAGAACACACGGTCTTGTGGATGATTTTTGTGGATTGATTGATGGATTGAAGACAACCCTGCATGATAGCtaattttcttttccagtctTGGCTTACATGATTCTTCTCAACAGGGAGGCAACTCCTATGAGGAGATGAAAAAAAAGCTGAGCGGCGCAGCATCTGTCTCACCGATCACTGTAGTAAGTGATTGACTGTAATTAATACTAACACTTAATTGTACTGTCCCAGATGCTCATGTGATGCGTAGTACTTGTTATGTCACtaatcagatttttattttatgttgggcaaaacattttttttttcacacgccggtttttctttgtcttcaggATCTCAGGAATTCTCAACTCAATAAAAGTGCTGTTGGGATGGGAGGGGGAAGTTATGAGGCTCCAGGAAGCCCCGTTAGCTCCCCTCCTCTCTACAGGGTCCATGGAATTTATCAGTCCCCTAAACCCTCTACTCCCACTAGCCCTTCTACCCAGAAACCTGCATCCGCACGCCTGGGACCCTCCTCTAGCGTCACTCCATCATCCCCGGCCGGTGGGTTTGCATCCCCCTCTACCGGCGGAACTGGAACGCATCTGAACCCAGAACTCCTCATTAACAAGTCTCCCGGTGAACTGCCGAAAGGCGTGGACTCCTCCCAGAGAGAGGTGGGTATGGAGTAAAAATAAGGATTACGTACATTTGCTGTGTTTCTTTTGCAGTTGATTTTAGTTTCAGTCTGGGTGTCTTGATTTTATTTGAGCAAGGGTGTGGGTGGGACTTTGCACCTGCCAAGAATCCTATGATCTCATAAGGCCACGTGACTGTGATTCagtgggaggggccaaacatgatgtgtgtgtgtcctgatgcagtactagaaaCCTTCAGTAGAGGGCACACTGACTGTTTTCTGTCTGATTTCAGGACCGCCTGTCTGATGCTGATTTTGAGAACCTTCTCGGCACCTGTCGGGCAGACTTCCGGCGCCTGCCGAAGTGGAGGCAGACCGACTTGAAGAAAAAAGCGGGACTGTTCTAAATGAACGTTCACCGAACCGTTGCATAACCTGTAACAAATGATTTGCATTTGTACAAATTctaaaaaaacagcaaattaaAGCAGCCTTTTAGCTGGTGCGAAGACAGATTGGATTGGCCTTGATCATTTCACGTAAATGTTactggattcttttttttttatcaaccaCCAAAGTTGTGGTAATTTAACATCTTGACTAGAATTGCCTTATTATTACAGTTAATTACACATTAAAGGCATGATTTTACATCCACGTTATTTTTTGATTGCTGTTCTATTATGGGGAAACACATGAAAAGCTTCTATCAGGAGACTCTGCTGGTTTTATTTGAGAGGTGCAATTGCAGTTAAGTGCCAAAAACGTTTTGTACTACGTCAGGGattgcaaaataaaagtaaggaatgattttttttttttttttaactcaggATTTGGTTGGCGCTTAACACTTGATGCAATTAAATATGGTTCAGAGCAGCTTCACATGGGACACAATCAATATGCTCGtcataataaaaacacagtCAAAGCTTGTGGAGCAGTCATCTTTACAGGACTGTCTGATTTCAAAATGAACGGATGCTTACATGCTTGCATTCAGACACACTGGAACTCTCTCTCAATGGGAATAATACAATTACAGCATTGAACAGAAAAAAATGTAGATAATGGCTTGTACTAGTTGGAAGTATTTAAATACTGCGTAAAGTTAACTTCTTGTGTTgcgtgataaataaatacaacttattGTTCCCGTGAGCAATGATACTGTTTGTATGATACCAAAgggaaatataaaaaatatttattatactgtatacttattatttatttattatcagtattattgttgttgttattaataATACAGTTATTCATATTTACACATCATTCTGTTGTAATCCACACCCTCCTCTTCTAATGACTAAAAGTCTTTCCAGTATGGCATCAATAATTTGATGACTTTGCTTAGATTAGTTCTGACACAGCTTAATCGTAATTTCTTTGCCACCACAGAGACATTCTGCACCAAACTCCTTTAAAAAGCTAAAATTACAACAGGAAAGTGTCACAAAGGCAACAGTGAGTCAGCAGCCGCAGATGACACATTctcttttcttaaaaaaaaataaagaaaacccccccccctaaggAACGTGAGAGAattttgctttaaatgtgaTCAAATTTCCTTTCGAGTCCTCTGAAAATGTGGCGGCTGGTGCGTTTATCCGAGGCTACTCTGCATCGACGAGCATGAGATGCACAAACAGTCCGGCTGAGCAGATGACGTCTCCTCTTTTCGTGAGAAGCGGGATGTGTCGGTATCCTGAGAAAAAAGGGAAGGAAGTGAGTTTTGCCTTTTGTCAGCAAAGCAAAGTTAACATCCCATCATATATTTGCGCATTAACAAATGGAACGCGCTGAAgtcaaaatgtgaaaattcaCACACCGTTCTGTGCACTGGTGAGTGGTAGACAATAATGCCCGACGAGATCATTCTGGGATGTTGAGTCATAGTCCTCCACCACGAACCGCACCATGACCAGCTCTGGGACATGGATATCAAACTGGAATCGCTCGTTCCACATTGGGTTGAACCCTGCAGGGAAGGATTGTTATGTACTATtgtgccatatatatatatatatatatatatatatatacatacactaATACTCACCGTTGTTTTCAATGTAGTGTGTCTCCTTGATGGCATTGTCTGCTGGGACACCGTAAAGCTCGACTCTCACCAGAGGGTCGACGATGGAGTTTTGTTTGTCCTGGTTGATTTTTGGTAACTGCTGAGCTGAAATGACCTTTTCAATTGGAATAGAAAACAGAAAGCATTACAGaacataaatatacataaaaacaTGCCTACAGGATTGAGAGTAATCAGAAATGTATCGttaacatgcaaataaaaaaataacatgcagTGGATTTTCTTCACCACTAGTAGCGCTGTCGAGCTGGTGTGGATTTGTGGTAGTTTTTTTTAAGCACACAACATATGGAACTCACTCCTGTAAGCAGTTTTGCATCATCCAGCTCATAGACAAGCATTGCCAACAAATGCATTTAAGGAGAAACCAAGCTTGTAGACTTGAAACAACTCAGGAAACTTGCcttttgcaaatattttatcGGTATTGAAAATAGCCCTACAGGGAGAACAAATATTTCTAgtagctgttttttttaatcaaaaataaatctcaccaTGACATGAAAGACCTTCTTCTGCAGCCAGGGCCCTTTGGTTAACGTGCCGGGATCAAACTGGGAGGACGGACTTTGCAGATATTCTGGTTTCAAGATGTAGCCGGAGAAACCGTTTGTCAGAAATCGACCCTGGTTTAGATGCATCTCCTTGTGGGGAGTCTGGAAGTTCAACGCCACTAAAAAGCAAACCGTGGAAGGCAAACGGAGTGAATCCATTACTCTGCTATTTGTGCTGTTCAGCAACACTGGTTGGATTACTGCATGGACGAATCAGTAGTACCTATTTGACAGCCAACGTTCCACATGGGCACTGGGTTGTAGTTTGAGGAATCAGTCCTGGAGCCAGCCGGGTAGATCCGACTgagtttgtccatgttgtgatGGATGTAAGCAGTAGCTACAagaacacattcacacacttcaacgagatggaaaaacaacaaccctgcTTAGCGTGATGTTTACCTGAAGTGTCTGCCAGGTTGAAGGCTTTGCTCTCCTTGAAGGAGGACATCTCATAGAAGGACTGGCTGTCCTTGGCGTGTTCAAAGCCGTTGAAATGGACGCTCTTGCAGTAGATGACGACGTCTGAGAGCTCTTTGGCAAGTTTGATTTTCGATTTCTAAAGGAAGAGGAGCGGGCGCCAGTTACCCTCGCTATTTGTCGAAAGCAATCGCAAGTGAGCAAAGAGCGCTCGGCGCACCTTTGGTTTTGCTTTTTGGCTGTTCTCCTTTACGTCTGCCTCTGCGGCCTCATCCTCCTCGGACACGGTGCCTTCCTCGATGGTGTTGTTGatagtgttgttgttgctgttaaaGGCAGCGTCCAGTTTGTTCAGTCGCTTTCCCTTGATGAGGAACCTACCCTTCAGCtcctgaacaaacaaacaaaatgtgttgCTATTGAATTTGTAGAAATAAAACTCAAGGTAAGGACTGCACACTTAATGTGGCACATTTAAGTCAACACCTTAAATCTCTCCGATCAACAACCTCGCCTGTCGAAAGTGTCGTCCCACGCGCGTAATCTTTTGTTATTAGTTAATAAACAGCTGCTCACCAAGCACTCATAAACCCAGGCCGCAGTAATAaaagagggaagggggggggattgattGCATCGGTAATTTATTCCTCACATAATGAGGTTGGTGCTATCATGTaatttcattataaatataataatcaaGTTAAGGTGACCAGGGAAGTGAAAATGAAAGGGCACACACACCTCAGGTGAGGGGAAGTCGGTGGGCATGGCGTCCCCCAGAGGTTTCCTGACCAGCGCATCCCCCAGGATGGAGATCAGGTGATGTGCCATGagcttctgctgctccaccgTGCAGTGATTCTCCAGGGAGAGGATGACGGGGTAGTCAGACGTCTGgtaaagaagagaaggaaaggaaagcgaTGCTCAGGCCACATCCGTGCGACTGAGAACGAACAGACAGGAAATTAAATGTAATCCTGTGATGCGATATCCCGCGTACTTTGAACGCGTACTCCTTGATGACTTTAATGACGTCTCTGAAGGTGACTTTGGATGTGAGCGTGTAGCCGTGGTAAATAACAGGCTCGCCGTTAGCCCCGTCCCAACAGTCCAGTTCCACACAGCGGCAGCTCTTCATCAGTGCTctgcaagattaaaaaaaaaaatgcttaatACAAACCTGGGAAACAAAAAAGGCGAGGGAGCAcggcagcattttatttgctACTCATTTAAATTCAGGCATGTAACTGCACAACCATCACCAACACAATGAGCCCGGGTGCAATAGTCAGATCGCTGGAGGGCTGATGTGAACGAGCCCAAGGGGAAACAGTCATGGTTTTCTTTCCCCATGATTAATTTACAGAAGATGTTTGATATGCAGGTTTTACATCTCAAAACTGCCCGCGGAACAATATGCTGGGTTCCCCCCATCAGATCCGTGTCACTGCAGCCACATGTGATACAAGATTAGCTTTGAGTCTGGAATCACGAGAAACATTTGATATAGTCATTGTGatccattaaaataaaatcacactgTCACAGCATAACAACAAGTATAACAAGTATAGTCTATATTTGTCTAATCTGactatatatactatatatataaatagtttTTTAGAGTGACACAATGTGTGTGTCGGTCCTGATTTTGCTCTGAAGTACAAAAGCGTGACACAAACCTCTGCCCTCTCTTTCAGGCTTGCAAGATAATCATCTCCTTAGCTCAGAAAAACAGATGTTTTCCTGAAAAACTAAATCTTGGTCTGTTTTTCTGGATTAATGAGATATTCATTTTGTGAATTTCAAAAAAACCAGGGCAGAAATGGTTTTCTCAAGGGAATCAATTATACATTTGCACCCGAGCACGAGAGCAAATATGCCTTTTctggaacacccccccccccctgattatGTCAACTCGAGTACCTTTCAGGTACTGAGTACGCTGTGTAGGTGAACGCACTGACTTTATGTAGGCTTCTGTGCTGCTGGGTCCTCTGAGCTGGTCCTCCATCAGGTATGTATTGtgtgaggaggagatgaagtaaTGGTTGAGGGGCTGGTGCATGTCCTGGTACACCTCTTTATGAGCCGGGTTCAGGATGGAGCCGTCCTCCTGGTGCAGGTACATCAAGAAGCCGTCTTTGGTCATGcgctttttctgctttgctggtagacagacagacagacatgatgAAGACGCCGGTAACACCACCGTATGGTGCTAAAAGACTTTCAGGGCTAGCCCTACCAGCTTCATCCACTTCGTATTTTTCAATCAGCTTCAGCGCATCCTCCATGGACGCCCGGTCTCTCTGTTCGCTCAGGAGGAAGTTCAGCAGGTCTCTGGTGCTCATCTGACCCTCTGTTTCAGCGTACTTCCCGTAAATCACGTCGATCTCCTCCCGATGCGTCAGCAGATCGTAGAAGTGTTTGATCTCTGAGCCCTCCAGCGAGCCTGAATTAGACGTGTCGCATCTCTGTGAAACACGGGCACACGATTAAACAGACATGCTGGACTTTAAGTTTGGCATGCAACGCGTTTGCGGACGAAACACTAAAATATAGCCGAGCAGAATTGCATTAATCCGAAAAACCCACCTTAAAGATTTCCTCTGCATACGTGTCGCCCACTTCAATATTCATGTGTCGCAGGAAGTGCTTCAGCTCTTTCAGGGTCATCTCGTTGTCGCCGTTCTTGTCGGCTTTTCGCATGCAGTTGATGATCCAGCTGACGCTCAGATGTAAGGATCGTGCTTGCGTTATAACAAAGtgcaaaaaatgaaatgaagcagaCATACAGATCTTTTCTACATCTGAATATAGAGGACAGTTTCGTTAAGGTTTTCGTCATGGATACTGCTCTCTCTTCTGCTGCCGGCTGAGGGTACGCAATTTGTTGAGGATCTTGTCGATGCCGTTGACCCACTGATCTGCCGCCTCAAAATTGGACGCCATCAGGTCCAGATTTTTCCTGCGACCCTTGAAGATGATGGAAAAGCACTGCTCTTCAACGGCAGGCTCGGTGTGTTTGTTGAGCCCCTCGGACTGGCGGCCCTTTCGTACTGAATCAACTTCATCAATGGAGACTGTTTGGGAGGAAGATGGGGCTTGTCAGAAATGTTCGGCCTAGAGATGCTACCAGCGGCTTGTTTGCGTGACTAAATTGTATCAGTCGGCGGATTGAAGGAACAAATTGGTATCTCGGGACAGCAGACATTTTTGTCCTGATGAGCACCACAGCACAAAGTGGCAGAAACAGTCTTATCGACAGGAAGGAATTTGTTTCCGTTTGGAAGCTAACGTCTCTTAAAAGTCGTAAGATGATTGATAAAAAACAGTGACGGGCTTCATACATGCTGCATtttaggttgtgtttttgccggCGGTAccaaactgaactgaaacaaacaGCGTGCTTTCTAACACCATATATCGGGGGCCCGGCTCTGCTGCTGTGTGGCTCAATGCATGGAAGAACATGCACAGCCGTGCATGATGTAATCATGCAAACCTACCGCCCTTCTTAACAAAAGGCCACAGGCTTGTTGTAGCTGGGATGCAAACAGTGTTTCTACGCTTCCTGTCCCGGAGCTGCAGAGCCGAACGAAGTGTGTCTATTGTTCCAGCCGTAATGACAGACTGTCTATGGGTAGGATGGATCTAAAGGTCAGAATGCTCAATGAGAATAGAGCAACAATGAGGGAGCGGCCTGGAGAAACACGCCCGAGGCTTGGCGGCTGTAGGCTCACCTGACTGCCAGCTGAGCAAAATACCTCGGAGGCAATCGGCAGAAGAGGTTTGTTTAATCTGCACGTTAAAACGGAGCTCGGCAGAGGAGCGGCGACTTTGGAACATTTTCAGGGAATCCGCAATGTTCAAGTCATGTCATCCGTGTCATGCTGGCATTCCTctgcacacaatgaaattattgTGCAGCCCAGACAAAgttcatgctgctgtttgtaaAACTCTGCAGTAGTTGGTGAGGGGGGGTTCCAGTGAAAATGTCAGCCTTGTTTTAATCTTAACTTAAAGCCTAACATTCAGCTGGAgtagaataaataaagaggaaTTACATACAAATCAAACTCAGCAAGGCATGAAAGATTATAACCACTAACTCTACATCTGTTAAAGATTTACATGACTATTGTTCAGTGGAACTCTGATCTGATAAGACTCTGATTGTTAACATCACATCTAGCACACTGACTCACAAGATAGGAGTGTGTCGTGAGATCCCTGTGTCATCAGCAGACCTGACCctcactatgtgtgtgtgtgtgtgtgtgtgtgaatgctatcAAGAGAATTGATGGTTGTAGAGTGCAGAAGAAAACAGCAAATGATTTACAGGAGCCACATCTCAAGAGCAAAGCATATTAAAAAGCAGGCATAAAACTCCCTTTGTCTCTGTTTCTTTAGCTTGCTTTAtggcctcctctccctcctggaGGAAATATCTGTCCCTTCTGCAGCTGAACGCTCCACTGTGTTCTCACACTAGTTGCATACTGTTTCTTTCTGCACTTTGGCACTTATGTACAGCATGTTATGTACAGCACAGTGCATTTGCTGCATCTTACAAAAAAAGCTAGTTATACTAATCAATGAGTATGATAAATTAAGGCGGAAATGGAGAATCAAGTGATTATTATCCACATTTGACCAACTTTTATCCACATTTTCCCACATTGTTGCTAGATTTTGATGAATTTTTGTGATGGGGATCTACAAAATATAATTGGATTTGACCAATATGACGAGACGTGTCCATACGTGGCGCCTCCAGCAATGTGCAGCTGAGATAATGTAGCTAATCAGTCAAACTAGAGCAGATTAAAAATTTAAATCATCATTAGAGATTAAACCAAATCAAACAATCAATTTGCAGCCTGGTTAAGGAGAATGATCTAAGGCTACTAAGTCACATGCAaaaagtcataaaaaaaatactgctgtCCTCACGCACGCTCTTAACTTGTGGTTTTCTAGAGCTCGCAGGAAAGTACTAAAAAAATGCTTGCTGATTTCCATAAACAAGGAAATGCCTCGGAAGGCAAGTCCCACCCCCTGAGCAAGTTTGggcttgttttaaaaaaaaacacattgacaAATGAGATATCACatctgtgtgtatctgtgtctgTATGGGGACTATAAGACAAACCGCTCTGCCT
This DNA window, taken from Brachionichthys hirsutus isolate HB-005 chromosome 14, CSIRO-AGI_Bhir_v1, whole genome shotgun sequence, encodes the following:
- the plcd1a gene encoding 1-phosphatidylinositol 4,5-bisphosphate phosphodiesterase delta-1a, whose protein sequence is MSCWRKGPKRTKSEELAFQEHIKKVAQENGRRLGLEGDADLKFLLIGSELIKIRSVGWKKSRFFKLQEDYKTFWHESHKTFWRKNTFSIDEVDSVRKGRQSEGLNKHTEPAVEEQCFSIIFKGRRKNLDLMASNFEAADQWVNGIDKILNKLRTLSRQQKREHWIINCMRKADKNGDNEMTLKELKHFLRHMNIEVGDTYAEEIFKRCDTSNSGSLEGSEIKHFYDLLTHREEIDVIYGKYAETEGQMSTRDLLNFLLSEQRDRASMEDALKLIEKYEVDEAAKQKKRMTKDGFLMYLHQEDGSILNPAHKEVYQDMHQPLNHYFISSSHNTYLMEDQLRGPSSTEAYIKALMKSCRCVELDCWDGANGEPVIYHGYTLTSKVTFRDVIKVIKEYAFKTSDYPVILSLENHCTVEQQKLMAHHLISILGDALVRKPLGDAMPTDFPSPEELKGRFLIKGKRLNKLDAAFNSNNNTINNTIEEGTVSEEDEAAEADVKENSQKAKPKKSKIKLAKELSDVVIYCKSVHFNGFEHAKDSQSFYEMSSFKESKAFNLADTSATAYIHHNMDKLSRIYPAGSRTDSSNYNPVPMWNVGCQIVALNFQTPHKEMHLNQGRFLTNGFSGYILKPEYLQSPSSQFDPGTLTKGPWLQKKVFHVMVISAQQLPKINQDKQNSIVDPLVRVELYGVPADNAIKETHYIENNGFNPMWNERFQFDIHVPELVMVRFVVEDYDSTSQNDLVGHYCLPLTSAQNGYRHIPLLTKRGDVICSAGLFVHLMLVDAE
- the vill gene encoding villin-1, producing the protein MSDDSQDAFRNVSKKPGLQIWTINNLQMAPVPAKAFGNFFEGDCYVVLYISQNKGPSPDVHYWIGKASSQDEQGAAAIYVTQLDEYLGGTPVQHREVQGNESPRFRSYFKNGLIYKKGGVASGFHHVDTNFYNVLRLLHVKGRKHVTASEVEVSWDSFNTGDIFLLDMGKAIVQWNGPQSNRREKLKAVLLAQDIRDRERGGRAQIGVVEGANEKESPELMKAMAAVLGQRSGPLKEATSDDQPDGPQNASVRLYHVFENSGNLVVQEVATQPLTQDLLHSSDCYIADQRGSSVMVWKGKRASKEERREALNRAVGYIKAKNYPSSTSVEVMAEGGESSMFKHLFRSWTDKGQTQGLGSTYSLGKIAKIDMEKFDVMQLHARPELAAQQRMVDDASGDVQVWRIENLELAEVNPKTYGQFYGGDCYLVLYTYQRSGQQQYILYMWQGRHATIDEITACAYQAVNVDNKYNGAPVQVRVVMGKEPRHFLAIFKGKLIIFEGGTGRPGVVNPDGGDRLFQVRGTSELNTKATEVLARASSLNTNDVFLLKTDRTCYLWYGKGCNGDERVMGRAMSDVLSKQDKQVAMEGQEPAEFWVALGGKAPYASDNRLQREEPPHSPRLFECSNQTGVFKMTEVDNFAQSDLDEEDIMLLDTWEEVFLWVGNLANQYETKESWNCAKEYLQTHPAGRDADTPVIVVKQGYEPLTFTGWFNAWDPHKWSGGNSYEEMKKKLSGAASVSPITVDLRNSQLNKSAVGMGGGSYEAPGSPVSSPPLYRVHGIYQSPKPSTPTSPSTQKPASARLGPSSSVTPSSPAGGFASPSTGGTGTHLNPELLINKSPGELPKGVDSSQREDRLSDADFENLLGTCRADFRRLPKWRQTDLKKKAGLF